In the Terriglobia bacterium genome, ATGAGGAAGCAGCATCCTCGCCGCCCGGGCACGAATCACCTTCTCAGTCACTCCCAGCAACTCCGCTGCGCCAGCCACGTCCAGCACGGCCCCAGCCAGGCGGCGCCTGCCCGTCCTGATTCCAGCGTGCTTGCGTGGTCGGGATTTCGATGAGTACGTCTCAGTAGGAGAGGCTGTTGATTCAAGCAGCAAGGCATTCACAGGGTTGAATGAAGACGATTAGATTGCTGATCCGGGCACCGCCTCCACAGGGTTGCGGGACGTGTTTTCAGATTACGCAGATAGAGCTTCGCCAATCACCAGCTGGTTGATTTTGGAGCCCGCTCGCGCCAAGTTGAAAGAGTGATCAGGAATTGATCATCGGGCGCGCTCGCATGGCCCGTCCACCCCTAAGAACAAATCATGTGCTGCAAACTCAAGGTAGTTGCTCTCTGGGAAAAATGTCAAGTCGATTTTTCACCAATTTTTCACCCAATTCGTTACGCCCAAAGAACATTATTGTGATCATTATGTAATATATTATTGACATTTTAGCCAAATTAGCTTACATGAGACTTACGAGAGGGGCGGCAATGGAAATCAACATGCGGCTCAAGTTGGCGCGAGTTGAGAAGGGATTTTCTCAACAGGATTTAGCCGACAGAGTTCAGGCTTCGCGACAAACCGTAGGCTTGATTGAAAAGAAAAAATTTAATCCATCGCTGGGGCTGTGCATCCGAATTGCGAAGGTATTGGGCAGGACTTTGGACCAGCTGTTTTGGGAGGAAGAAAAGGATGAAAGGTCCGGGGCTTCGAGTTGACGAGCGCAACCTTGCCATTACGCGAAAGATTTGCACGGGACTTTACCTCCTGACAATTGCCGCGCTCTGGCTTGACGTCTGCTGGCGGCAGTTTGTGCTGAATCAGCCGCTCAGCCAGTTTCTCGACCTGGCTGCGCTGATGACCATAAATGTACTCTTGGTCCTCGGGGCCATCCTTTACTATGGCGGTGTAACGGTGCCCAAAATGAGCGCGTCGGCGGTTGCGGTGCTTTATCTCGTATGCGTTGCGGTTGGTACGGCATTCACTGTTTATAAATATCATCTCAGTTCGGCTGACGAGATTCTCTGGAGGCTTGTTCTTGTCGCCGCGATTACCGGCCTGGTGGTCGTGCTATACGTAATCGCCGCCTACATAGGTAATAGAAAAACGGAGCGGGAAATCGGAGAGTAGATCGATGAAATCCAATTGGCGTCATTCCAAAAGTGCAGAATCACCATATAGATCAAGCCGTCGAGCATACTGTTCATATGTCAAGTTGTAGGAGACGGGCAAGATGCGCACTATTCCAATTTGGTGCCTCGTTTTGGTGTTTGGATATAATATTTTGGCGACTGCCGGCGGCTTACGGCAAACTGTATCTGTTTCCGGCCAGACGGAGACAATCCTCAAAGAGGTAAAGGATGTCAAGAGTCTCGTGGAAGCGACTCGAAAGATCCAGAGATCGGGGGACGCTGCAACTGTCGACCTCATCAGGCTCATGACATCGGAGGAATATGGACCGGCTGCTTGCGCCGTGCTCGAAAAAATAGGACGTAGCATCGTTGCTCGGTTGATCGGGGTAATGGCATCCGCCGACACCGTGCGGGCTGCAAAGGCCGCTGAGATCCTTGGAGGAATCGACGACCCGCGAAAATTCGGCCCCCTGTTCATGGCGCTGCGGAATGAGCAGTTGGCTTCGTCTGCGGTTGAAGCAATTGCCCGTTCCAAGTGGCCAGAAGCCTTGTGGACGCCGCCGCGGACTGAAGAAGTCATCAGTCTATTGAGAAACGAATCAAGCTATCTTGCGCTGGAGGCGGCAGGTCTTCTTGTGCGGATAGATCAACCGCTTGCTGCCGCATACCTTGTCGACGAAGTCAACGACCCGGTCTCGCCACTGCAGGAAGTCAGTACAGATGTTTCCAAATTGCTTCGTAACATGGCTCATGCGGATGGATTGAAGCTGGCCGACCTTTTGATGGCATCCAGATCAGAGTCCATATCCGGCGGTGCTGTAAATAGCATCGCGCTTGAGAACAGACTGCGGCTCGACAGCAATCTTCCTGCGCACGAAGGGCCTGCGGCTTTGTTCAAGCTGGACGGCATGTCCGGCTATGGCACGCGGGAGGCTGTATCGGCACTGACACAGCGCATTGCCGCCGTTGGAGCGTATGAAGCCATACCCTTGCTTCATGCACGCTCGGACCGGCTGCTGGGCCAGGGGGAATCGCCGACCGCTGAGGCGCTGGCAATGGCAATGCTCTCCCCATCCCGGATACGCAGCACAGTAATAGAGATGATCGCAGGCACAGGCCGGCGGAGCCCGCTCGAGCTTCTCTTGCAGGTGCAGGAACCTGATGCACCCGCAGTGCTTGCAGGCCAGCTCAAGATACCCAAGGATCCCGAGGACTGGTTCGGTGTGGCCCAGACGCTGGGAAAGATCTTAGTAAATAAACCGGCTGCTGAAATCAAGGGTCTTCTTGAGGCGGCGCATGTTCAGGAGGAGCGCATCGCCGCCGTGATCGGCGCAAGCCAGGAAGTCGGCGCGTCTCAAAAGGGACATCCGTCGCGGTTCCCCCTCGGGGTGCCGCAAAATTACTTTATGCTGAGCGTCGGTCCGGATCCCAATGCGGAGGTCGATCCTGAGCAGGTTTGGTTGTTGCAGGACAGGCTCATAACTTCCAACGCCGTACTGGACGCATTTGCCAAAAACAATCAGGTTGCTGTCCGTCTTTTGGATTCCGCGACCCCCATAAATGAACGCGCCTGGGGACTGCTCAGGGTCAATACTGCCGAAACCACGGGCACTCTCCGTTCTCTCATGGATCACCCGAGTCTGTACCAGCCGCTGATTATTCGAGAACTGGGATTGCGGCGTGACCGCAAATCCGTGTCGGGATTGACAAAGCTGCTTGCCTCGGAAAGCGCCGTTCTCAGTGCCGCGGCAGCCCGCGCGCTCGCCGAGATTTCCGCGCCGGAGGCTCTCCCCTCCTTGAGAAGCGAGCTGAGCCGCAAGGAGCACTTCGCCAAGCGCGACATCCTGGAGGCAATCCTGCGAATGGAAGGAGACAGCGCCGCTCCAGATCTATATAAGGCCTCGGCAAACTGGGGGAGCGTTGCGCGGCATTACCTCTATTATCGTTTGGCCGCGAGCGGATCTGAAGGCGAGCACATTGTCCTGAACGAG is a window encoding:
- a CDS encoding helix-turn-helix transcriptional regulator → MEINMRLKLARVEKGFSQQDLADRVQASRQTVGLIEKKKFNPSLGLCIRIAKVLGRTLDQLFWEEEKDERSGASS